Proteins encoded by one window of Cylindrospermum stagnale PCC 7417:
- a CDS encoding ABC transporter permease, whose protein sequence is MKYWRETIAVTQRILIELLRRKRSLISWSIFPISILIVNGLILAELAKVSMTVAFENSVPSTLVGAALFFSCLGGSVATIVAEREQQTLKRLFISPLSGASYFLGIFLAHSCIGIGQTLLVYTIAAFWGATFKGSILLGITIILLSIIAYVGLGFILGTQLARRIEDVNALVAAFGVPLLILGGAFFPSSLFPKTLLNVAIYNPIYHMNEALLGVSAKGDKISDITVHFLFLLVFAMVMVVGGWLSYRRMLMVERRL, encoded by the coding sequence ATGAAATATTGGCGTGAAACTATAGCTGTAACTCAGCGCATCTTAATTGAACTGTTACGCCGCAAACGCAGTCTAATTTCTTGGAGTATTTTCCCGATATCAATCTTAATTGTCAACGGATTGATTTTGGCAGAACTGGCAAAAGTATCAATGACTGTAGCTTTTGAAAATTCTGTGCCTTCAACCTTAGTAGGTGCGGCACTTTTTTTTAGCTGTTTGGGTGGGAGTGTAGCGACTATAGTTGCAGAAAGAGAACAGCAAACCCTCAAACGCCTGTTTATTTCTCCCTTGAGTGGTGCGTCCTATTTTTTGGGAATTTTTCTCGCGCATAGCTGTATTGGCATTGGGCAAACCCTCTTGGTTTATACTATTGCTGCCTTTTGGGGTGCTACATTTAAAGGTTCTATTTTATTGGGAATCACAATTATTTTATTGAGCATTATTGCTTACGTTGGTTTAGGCTTTATTTTGGGTACACAATTGGCTCGTCGCATCGAAGATGTCAATGCTTTAGTAGCGGCTTTTGGAGTACCTTTATTAATTCTTGGTGGGGCATTTTTTCCTAGTTCATTATTTCCCAAAACACTTTTAAATGTGGCAATATATAACCCAATTTATCACATGAATGAGGCTCTTTTGGGAGTTTCAGCAAAAGGAGATAAAATTAGTGATATTACAGTACACTTTTTGTTTTTATTAGTTTTTGCTATGGTAATGGTAGTCGGTGGATGGTTATCTTACAGGCGGATGTTGATGGTAGAAAGAAGACTATAA